Proteins found in one Micromonospora sp. WMMD1082 genomic segment:
- a CDS encoding phosphotransferase, whose amino-acid sequence MLTAAATRGLAHLTDTLHLPDVTREPIRTWSRSGVERLRLPDSTTLVYKYAAAPFTDEATTLRHLAAHRIPVPTVHAATITTGVLGMILDDLGPTTRHPTAQDAATAAAQLHTAPPLPSLRTLDEHGLRALPHRAIAHLRQLAARRQPTADLLALLTALRAAAAPRAADAHLAPFTICHSELHPTSLHISGDRWHLLDVAGAFNGPGILDLATWHGTRHPPQPARLRHLLHTYVDAGGHPDALTPRAGLPAETWALAWHRIWAAETLLHQATLTTTPATPHTLTAIRRQATGALRLFTPPP is encoded by the coding sequence ATGCTGACCGCCGCCGCCACCCGAGGACTCGCCCACCTCACCGACACCCTGCACCTGCCCGACGTCACCCGCGAGCCGATCCGGACTTGGTCCCGCAGCGGCGTGGAACGGCTCCGCCTGCCCGACAGCACCACCCTGGTCTACAAGTACGCCGCCGCACCGTTCACCGACGAAGCCACCACCCTGCGCCACCTCGCCGCCCACCGAATCCCCGTCCCCACCGTCCACGCCGCCACCATCACCACCGGCGTGCTCGGCATGATCCTCGACGACCTCGGCCCCACCACCCGCCACCCCACCGCCCAGGACGCGGCGACGGCCGCCGCCCAGCTACACACCGCGCCGCCGCTGCCGTCCCTGCGCACCCTCGACGAGCACGGGCTTCGCGCACTCCCCCACCGGGCCATCGCCCACCTGCGCCAACTCGCCGCCCGCAGGCAACCCACCGCCGACCTGCTTGCCCTGCTCACCGCTCTACGCGCCGCCGCCGCACCCCGCGCCGCCGACGCCCACCTAGCACCCTTCACCATCTGCCACTCCGAACTGCACCCCACCTCCCTACACATCAGCGGCGACCGCTGGCACCTGCTCGACGTCGCCGGCGCCTTCAACGGCCCCGGCATCCTCGACCTCGCCACCTGGCACGGCACCCGCCACCCACCCCAACCCGCCCGCCTACGCCACCTCCTCCACACCTACGTCGACGCCGGCGGCCACCCCGACGCCCTCACCCCCCGCGCGGGACTGCCCGCCGAAACCTGGGCCCTCGCCTGGCACCGCATCTGGGCCGCCGAAACCCTCCTGCACCAAGCCACCCTCACCACCACCCCCGCCACCCCGCACACCCTCACCGCGATCCGCCGCCAAGCCACCGGCGCCCTGCGCCTGTTCACCCCGCCACCCTGA
- a CDS encoding metal-dependent phosphohydrolase, with protein MDQVPYPPCYEQQEARTVTVLATPRHPHITQALTDARTWCHGHLIDDRPALVHAVRVAVTLARHLPDPPPTLIAAALLHDAPDVAPDDIDLPDLLTRRYHPELTRIVYALHAEHTALDTPHPPIDTSDRPVLLISTADKIVAFTSLVRRAHTSGDPEAFFAARPALRRLLPHFHTACQAATAHVPATMATHLHHALTALTHAADPRC; from the coding sequence GTGGACCAGGTTCCATACCCGCCATGCTACGAGCAGCAGGAGGCCCGCACCGTGACCGTCCTCGCCACGCCCCGCCACCCCCACATCACACAGGCACTCACAGATGCCCGCACCTGGTGCCACGGGCACCTCATCGACGACCGGCCCGCCCTCGTACACGCGGTCCGCGTCGCCGTCACCCTCGCCCGACACCTACCCGACCCGCCACCCACCCTGATCGCCGCCGCCCTCCTCCACGACGCCCCCGACGTCGCCCCCGACGACATCGACCTGCCCGACCTCCTGACCCGCCGCTACCACCCCGAGCTCACCCGCATCGTGTACGCCCTACACGCCGAACACACCGCCCTCGACACCCCCCACCCGCCGATCGACACCAGCGACCGCCCGGTCCTGCTCATCTCCACCGCCGACAAGATCGTCGCGTTCACCTCCCTCGTACGCCGCGCCCACACCAGCGGCGACCCCGAAGCGTTCTTCGCCGCCCGGCCTGCCCTGCGGCGCCTGCTGCCCCACTTCCACACCGCGTGCCAGGCCGCCACCGCACACGTACCCGCCACCATGGCCACCCACCTCCACCACGCCCTCACCGCGCTGACCCACGCCGCCGACCCCCGATGCTGA